One genomic region from Euleptes europaea isolate rEulEur1 chromosome 6, rEulEur1.hap1, whole genome shotgun sequence encodes:
- the TRAF6 gene encoding TNF receptor-associated factor 6, producing MSLLHSNTSFETSDQESGCCAAMASACSSGAKEESVVGSVSNGTSGTLSNSFVEDIQGYDVEFDPPLESKYECPICLMALREAVQTRCGHRFCKACIVKSIRDAGQKCPIDNEILLENQLFPDNFAKREILSLTVKCPNNGCDQKMELRQLEDHQLHCGFASEECPQCHGCFRKNQLQEHIMLECPRRQVTCPNCVMSMAYEDKEFHDQKCPLASVFCEYCDTELIREQLVNHYNNDCPTAPVPCTYSAFGCPEKMQRNELARHIQEFTPVHMRMMAQALQGIIVSTPSPMSFVGEVPFDPSLFPPTQCECSFEVQNFKETIQQLEGRLVRQDHQIRELIAKMETQSTHMVNLKRTIRNLEEKITEMEARQCNGIFIWKIENFSMYLKAQEEEKPVVMHSPGFYTGKPGYKLCLRLHIQSPSAQRCANYISLFVHIMQGEHDSHLPWPFQGTIRLSILDQSEGSPRQNHEEVMDTKPELLAFQRPTAHRSPKGFGYVTFMHLQSLKQRTYVKDNILLVRCEVVTRLDLTSLRREGFQPRSADGTV from the exons ATGAGTCTACTACATAGTAACACCAGCTTTGAAACCAGTGATCAAGAGAGTGGCTGCTGTGCAGCTATGGCCAGCGCCTGCAGCTCTGGAGCCAAAGAGGAGAGCGTTGTGGGCAGTGTCAGCAACGGGACTAGTGGGACACTTTCCAACTCTTTCGTAGAAGACATTCAGGGCTACGACGTGGAGTTTGACCCCCCGCTGGAAAGTAAATACGAATGTCCTATTTGTTTAATGGCTCTGCGAGAAGCAGTACAGACGCGATGTGGACACCGTTTCTGCAAAGCTTGCATTGTCAAATCCATCAG AGATGCTGGTCAGAAATGTCCAATAGACAATGAAATCTTACTAGAAAATCAGCTGTTTCCTGACAATTTTGCCAAACGTGAAATTCTCTCATTGACAGTGAAATGTCCTAACAATGGCTGTGATCAGAAGATGGAACTAAGGCAACTAGAG GACCATCAGCTGCATTGTGGCTTTGCTTCTGAGGAATGTCCTCAGTGCCACGGCTGTTTCCGAAAGAATCAGCTACAAGAACACATCATGCTAGAATGTCCAAGACGGCAAGTCACTTGTCCCAACTGTGTCATGAGTATGGCATATGAAGAtaaagag TTTCATGATCAGAAGTGCCCCTTGGCAAGTGTTTTCTGTGAATACTGCGATACAGAACTAATCAGAGAGCAG TTGGTTAACCACTATAACAATGACTGCCCTACTGCTCCAGTACCGTGTACTTACAGTGCCTTTGGATGTCCAGAAAAA ATGCAGAGGAATGAGTTGGCACGCCATATTCAAGAGTTCACTCCGGTTCATATGAGAATGATGGCTCAGGCGCTCCAAGGCATCATTGTTTCTACCCCATCTCCCATGTCTTTCGTTGGAGAAGTACCTTTTGACCCATCACTTTTCCCTCCAACCCAATGTGAATGTAGTTTCGAAGTCCAGAACTTCAAGGAGACCATTCAGCAACTGGAAGGTCGCTTGGTAAGACAAGATCACCAGATCCGAGAACTGATTGCTAAGATGGAGACACAGAGCACGCACATGGTGAATCTCAAGCGCACAATTCGAAATCTGGAAGAAAAAATTACTGAAATGGAAGCACGGCAGTGTAATGGTATTTTCATCTGGAAGATTGAGAACTTCAGCATGTATCTAAAAGCCCAAGAAGAAGAGAAGCCTGTTGTTATGCACAGCCCAGGCTTCTACACAGGGAAACCTGGCTATAAGCTTTGTCTGCGGTTGCATATTCAGTCGCCGAGCGCTCAGCGCTGTGCTAACTATATTTCCCTTTTTGTTCACATTATGCAAGGAGAACACGACAGCCACCTGCCTTGGCCATTCCAAGGCACCATACGGCTTTCCATTCTGGACCAGTCAGAAGGTTCCCCGAGACAAAACCACGAAGAAGTGATGGATACCAAGCCTGAGCTCTTAGCCTTCCAGCGGCCGACAGCCCATCGCAGCCCAAAGGGGTTTGGATACGTGACTTTCATGCATTTGCAGTCGCTAAAACAAAGAACCTATGTGAAAGACAATATTCTCTTGGTTCGCTGTGAGGTTGTGACACGCTTAGACTTAACCAGTCTCCGAAGAGAGGGTTTTCAGCCTCGTAGTGCTGATGGGACCGTGTAG